The proteins below come from a single Micromonospora citrea genomic window:
- a CDS encoding putative protein N(5)-glutamine methyltransferase, producing the protein MTVSFRPDRPALVQRLRAAGCVYAEDEADLLIAAADSPRALADLADRRVAGLPLEHLLGWAEFCGERIAVDPGVFVPRARTALLVDAAVAVTGPAAAVVDLCCGSGATTVALARRLAPRWLAAADVDPAAVACARRNLAPLGVPVFHGDLYEPLPARWRGSLDLVVANAPYVPTAAVALMPPEARLHEASVALDGGADGLAVLRRVAAGAARWLAPGGHLVVETSEAQAGALCAALAATGLIPTVTRDDDRDATAVTARRPGRPG; encoded by the coding sequence GTGACCGTTTCCTTCCGCCCCGACCGACCCGCCCTCGTGCAGCGGCTGCGCGCCGCCGGCTGCGTCTACGCCGAGGACGAGGCCGACCTGCTGATCGCCGCCGCCGACTCCCCGCGGGCGCTGGCCGACCTGGCCGACCGCCGGGTCGCCGGGCTGCCGCTGGAGCACCTGCTCGGCTGGGCCGAGTTCTGCGGCGAGCGGATCGCCGTCGACCCCGGCGTGTTCGTGCCCCGGGCCCGTACGGCCCTGCTGGTCGACGCCGCCGTCGCGGTGACCGGCCCGGCGGCGGCCGTGGTGGACCTGTGCTGCGGTTCCGGCGCCACCACGGTGGCGCTGGCCCGCCGGCTCGCCCCGCGCTGGCTGGCCGCCGCCGACGTCGACCCCGCCGCCGTGGCCTGCGCCCGGCGCAACCTGGCCCCGCTGGGCGTCCCGGTCTTCCACGGCGACCTGTACGAGCCGCTGCCGGCGCGCTGGCGGGGGAGCCTGGACCTGGTGGTGGCCAACGCCCCGTACGTGCCGACGGCGGCGGTGGCGCTGATGCCGCCGGAGGCCCGGTTGCACGAGGCGTCGGTCGCCCTCGACGGCGGGGCGGACGGGCTGGCGGTGCTGCGCCGGGTCGCCGCGGGCGCGGCGCGCTGGCTGGCCCCGGGTGGCCACCTGGTGGTGGAGACGAGCGAGGCGCAGGCGGGCGCGCTCTGCGCGGCGCTGGCCGCCACCGGCCTGATCCCGACGGTGACCCGCGACGACGACCGGGACGCCACCGCCGTCACCGCCCGCCGCCCGGGCCGACCGGGTTGA
- a CDS encoding DUF397 domain-containing protein produces MTPTTSAALAVARWRKSSHSGDQGACVEMAVLPETVAVRDSKDPSGPALLFPPAAWAAFAEAPPRR; encoded by the coding sequence ATGACACCGACGACCAGCGCGGCGCTCGCCGTGGCCCGGTGGCGCAAGAGCAGCCACAGCGGCGACCAGGGGGCGTGCGTGGAGATGGCGGTGCTCCCGGAGACGGTCGCCGTCCGCGACTCGAAGGACCCGTCCGGCCCGGCGCTGCTCTTCCCACCCGCCGCCTGGGCCGCCTTCGCGGAGGCGCCGCCCCGCCGCTGA
- a CDS encoding Lrp/AsnC ligand binding domain-containing protein, with the protein MVQAYILIQTEVGRARDVAGLIADLAGVVRVDAVTGPYDVVVLTEANTVDELGKLIVSKVQMVPGITRTLTCSVVRL; encoded by the coding sequence GTGGTACAGGCGTACATCCTCATCCAGACCGAGGTCGGCCGCGCGCGTGACGTGGCCGGTCTCATCGCGGACCTTGCCGGCGTGGTGCGGGTCGACGCCGTCACCGGGCCGTACGACGTGGTCGTCCTCACCGAGGCGAACACCGTCGACGAGCTCGGCAAACTCATTGTCAGCAAGGTGCAGATGGTGCCCGGCATCACCCGCACCCTCACGTGTTCGGTGGTGCGCCTGTAA
- a CDS encoding lysophospholipid acyltransferase family protein: MTRRRLGFWQWFAVVLVKPVMLLWTRRTWRGMEHLRRDGGVIIVPNHISHADPLVAAHFVYDSGRWPQFLGKASVFRVPLVGWILHRCRQIPVERGTVDAVRSLDALVAALAEGGAVVIYPEGTITREPQLWPMKGKTGAARLALATGAPVVPVVMWGPERIFDPRDSRFNPRPRMPVTVVAGPPVDLSRWAGAAPTKAVLEEMTDTIMLRLRDMLAEIRGGTPPPLWERPARPGDERRPEAAA, translated from the coding sequence GTGACACGGCGGAGGCTGGGATTCTGGCAATGGTTCGCCGTGGTGCTGGTCAAGCCGGTGATGCTGCTCTGGACCCGGCGGACCTGGCGGGGCATGGAGCACCTGCGCCGCGACGGCGGCGTGATCATCGTGCCGAACCACATCTCGCACGCCGATCCGCTGGTCGCGGCGCACTTCGTCTACGACTCGGGCCGCTGGCCGCAGTTCCTGGGCAAGGCCAGCGTGTTCCGCGTCCCGCTGGTCGGCTGGATCCTGCACCGGTGCCGGCAGATCCCGGTCGAGCGGGGCACCGTCGACGCCGTGCGGTCGCTCGACGCCCTGGTCGCCGCACTGGCCGAGGGGGGCGCGGTGGTGATCTACCCGGAGGGCACCATCACCCGCGAGCCGCAGCTGTGGCCGATGAAGGGCAAGACCGGCGCGGCCCGGCTCGCGCTCGCCACCGGGGCGCCGGTGGTGCCGGTCGTGATGTGGGGACCGGAGCGGATCTTCGACCCGCGCGACTCCCGGTTCAATCCGCGCCCCCGGATGCCGGTGACCGTGGTGGCCGGCCCCCCGGTGGACCTGAGCCGCTGGGCCGGGGCCGCCCCGACCAAGGCCGTTCTCGAGGAGATGACCGACACCATCATGCTGCGCCTGCGTGACATGCTCGCGGAGATCCGGGGCGGTACCCCGCCGCCGTTGTGGGAACGACCGGCCCGCCCGGGGGACGAGCGCCGGCCGGAGGCGGCGGCGTGA
- a CDS encoding cystathionine gamma-lyase, with the protein MTEPHERPGDGPADRPAGLADGTRCVRAGLPAPVPGQPFLPGPVFAAPYHLDPWAGPAAAPDGYGRPDNPTRRLLEAAIGELEGGDCRVFASGQAAITGLLLTVLRPGDTVVLPSDGYYSVRAFAADTLEGLGVRVVLAPTAGPCPALDGVRLVLLETPANPGLDVADIADVAARAHAAGALVAVDNTTATPLGQRPLDLGADVVVASGTKALTGHSDLLLGYLATRSAELLDAATNWRNVTGSVPGAFDAWLAHRSLATLDLRLGRQTANAEALTGLLAGRTDVTGLRWPGLPGDPAHAVASAQMRRIPGLLAFDLGDAERVARFLDAARLVGAATSFGGLHTTADRRAQWGDDTSPGFVRLSCGVEDPVDLVADVANALDASR; encoded by the coding sequence ATGACCGAGCCCCACGAGCGCCCGGGCGACGGGCCCGCCGACCGACCGGCCGGGCTCGCCGACGGCACCCGCTGCGTACGCGCCGGTCTGCCCGCCCCGGTGCCCGGCCAACCGTTCCTGCCCGGGCCGGTCTTCGCCGCGCCGTACCACCTCGACCCGTGGGCGGGGCCGGCGGCGGCGCCGGACGGGTACGGCCGGCCGGACAACCCCACCCGGCGCCTGCTGGAGGCGGCCATCGGGGAGCTGGAGGGGGGCGACTGCCGGGTCTTCGCCAGCGGGCAGGCGGCGATCACCGGCCTGCTGCTGACGGTGCTCAGGCCGGGGGACACGGTGGTGCTCCCGTCCGACGGCTACTACTCCGTCCGGGCGTTCGCCGCCGACACCCTGGAGGGCCTCGGCGTCCGGGTGGTCCTGGCCCCCACGGCCGGCCCCTGCCCGGCCCTCGACGGCGTACGCCTGGTGCTGCTGGAGACACCGGCCAACCCCGGCCTGGACGTCGCCGACATCGCCGACGTGGCCGCCCGCGCGCACGCCGCCGGCGCCCTGGTCGCGGTCGACAACACCACCGCCACGCCGCTCGGGCAGCGCCCGCTGGACCTCGGGGCCGACGTCGTGGTGGCCTCCGGCACCAAGGCGCTCACCGGGCACTCCGACCTGCTGCTCGGCTACCTTGCCACCCGCTCGGCCGAGCTGCTGGACGCGGCGACCAACTGGCGCAACGTCACCGGGTCGGTGCCCGGCGCCTTCGACGCCTGGCTCGCGCACCGGTCGCTGGCCACCCTGGATCTGCGGCTGGGCCGGCAGACCGCCAACGCCGAGGCGCTGACCGGGCTGCTCGCGGGGCGCACCGACGTGACGGGGCTGCGCTGGCCCGGGCTGCCGGGCGACCCGGCCCACGCGGTGGCGTCCGCCCAGATGCGCCGGATTCCCGGCCTGCTCGCGTTCGACCTCGGCGACGCCGAGCGGGTGGCGAGGTTCCTCGACGCGGCCCGGTTGGTGGGCGCGGCCACCTCCTTCGGCGGCCTGCACACCACCGCCGACCGGCGGGCCCAGTGGGGCGACGACACCTCGCCCGGCTTCGTCCGGCTCTCCTGCGGCGTGGAGGACCCGGTCGACCTGGTCGCCGACGTGGCGAACGCGCTCGACGCCAGCCGCTGA
- a CDS encoding thiamine-phosphate kinase: MSVAGIGEFGLIDRVTARLSYGSTVLLGPGDDAALVSAPDARVAASTDVLVEGRHFRRDWSAARDVGHRAAAANLADIAAMGAEPTALLVALCMPPELELEWAEELADGLAAEAAKVGASVVGGDMSASPTLTIAVTALGDLGGRPPVTRAGARPGDVLALAGRTGYAAAGLTVLSRGFRTPRLLVEAYRRPEVPYAAGPHAARLGATSMIDVSDGLVADLGHVAKASGVAVDVRRDAFEVPRQMRDAAQALGVDPYSWLLAGGEDHALAATFPPAVALPPDWRAVGRVTEGSGVTVDGRPYDGPGGWDHFR, translated from the coding sequence ATGAGTGTGGCGGGGATCGGCGAGTTCGGCCTGATCGACCGGGTGACCGCCCGGTTGTCGTACGGATCGACCGTTCTGCTCGGTCCGGGGGACGACGCGGCGTTGGTGTCCGCCCCGGACGCCCGGGTGGCGGCCTCGACGGACGTGCTGGTGGAGGGGCGGCACTTCCGGCGGGACTGGTCGGCCGCGCGTGACGTCGGCCACCGGGCGGCGGCGGCCAACCTGGCCGACATCGCCGCGATGGGGGCGGAGCCGACGGCGCTGCTGGTGGCGCTCTGCATGCCGCCGGAGTTGGAGCTCGAGTGGGCCGAGGAGCTCGCCGACGGGCTGGCCGCCGAGGCGGCGAAGGTCGGCGCGAGCGTGGTGGGCGGGGACATGTCGGCCAGCCCCACGCTGACGATCGCGGTCACCGCCCTCGGCGACCTCGGCGGCCGGCCGCCGGTCACCCGCGCCGGGGCGCGCCCGGGGGACGTGCTGGCCCTGGCCGGCCGGACCGGGTACGCGGCAGCCGGGCTGACCGTGCTCTCCCGGGGCTTCCGCACGCCCCGGCTGCTGGTGGAGGCGTACCGGCGGCCGGAGGTGCCGTACGCGGCCGGACCGCACGCGGCCCGGCTCGGCGCCACCTCGATGATCGACGTGTCGGACGGGCTCGTCGCCGACCTCGGGCACGTGGCGAAGGCCAGCGGGGTGGCCGTGGACGTGCGGCGGGACGCGTTCGAGGTGCCCCGGCAGATGCGCGACGCCGCCCAGGCGCTCGGCGTCGATCCGTACTCCTGGCTCCTCGCCGGGGGCGAGGACCACGCGCTGGCCGCGACCTTCCCGCCGGCGGTGGCCCTGCCGCCCGACTGGCGGGCGGTCGGGCGGGTGACGGAGGGCTCCGGCGTCACCGTCGACGGCCGCCCCTACGACGGGCCCGGCGGCTGGGACCACTTCCGGTAA
- the cofC gene encoding 2-phospho-L-lactate guanylyltransferase, producing MSQPRWIVVVPVKPLAAAKSRLRGALPAVPHEALALALAADTVAAVRACPAVAGVLVVTDDPRVAAAARRAGATPLPDVPGAGLNAALRHGASAAGGGWVAGLTADLPALRPAELAAALRAAQAGPPGVRRYVADAPGDGTVLLAAPPGVPLDPRFGVGSAAAHAASGALALTGEWPSLRRDVDTADDLAAAARLGLGPATAALTRAGCAA from the coding sequence GTGAGTCAGCCGAGGTGGATCGTCGTGGTGCCGGTGAAACCCCTCGCCGCCGCGAAGAGCCGGCTGCGGGGCGCCCTGCCGGCCGTACCGCACGAGGCGCTGGCGCTGGCCCTGGCCGCCGACACGGTCGCCGCGGTGCGGGCCTGTCCGGCGGTGGCCGGGGTGCTGGTCGTCACCGACGACCCCCGGGTGGCGGCGGCGGCCCGGCGGGCGGGCGCGACGCCCCTGCCGGACGTCCCGGGCGCCGGGCTGAACGCCGCCCTCCGGCACGGCGCGTCGGCCGCCGGCGGCGGCTGGGTGGCCGGGCTCACCGCCGACCTGCCCGCGCTGCGCCCGGCCGAACTGGCGGCGGCGCTGCGGGCGGCGCAGGCCGGCCCCCCGGGCGTACGCCGGTACGTCGCCGACGCCCCCGGCGACGGCACCGTGCTGCTGGCCGCGCCGCCGGGGGTGCCCCTGGATCCCCGGTTCGGGGTCGGTTCGGCGGCGGCGCACGCCGCCAGCGGGGCGCTCGCCCTGACCGGTGAGTGGCCGAGCCTGCGCCGCGACGTGGACACGGCCGACGACCTGGCGGCGGCGGCCCGGCTCGGGCTGGGGCCGGCCACCGCCGCGCTCACCCGCGCCGGCTGCGCCGCCTGA
- a CDS encoding helix-turn-helix domain-containing protein, with the protein MAPKTARARRLGIALRTHREAAGLTLEAAADEISSTRSTLSRYENAQTLVSPATVRALLTLYGVGADEVAAAVQLAKDARKPGWWVSYSYLLDRRTIDFIALEAEATGIANFEPSVVPGLLQTADYIRGVMRGGPHTLGDDEVEQRVHVRLDRQQRLTADNPPILDAIIDEGALLRPVGGRSVMESQLHHLLKMAELPNITVQVIPLAAGYHRGTRGSLHILEFADPEDPIIASVETVAGQMVLDRPGDLRTCTKIMEHLRTVALSPAASRDQLLQLLKGR; encoded by the coding sequence ATGGCCCCCAAGACGGCCCGGGCCCGACGCCTGGGCATCGCGCTGCGCACCCACCGGGAAGCCGCCGGCCTCACGCTGGAGGCGGCAGCGGACGAGATCAGCAGCACCCGCAGCACCCTGTCCCGCTACGAGAACGCCCAGACGCTGGTCAGCCCGGCCACCGTGCGCGCCCTGCTCACCCTCTACGGGGTCGGCGCCGACGAGGTGGCGGCGGCCGTCCAGCTCGCGAAGGACGCGCGCAAACCCGGCTGGTGGGTGTCCTACTCGTACCTGCTGGACCGGCGCACCATCGACTTCATCGCGCTCGAGGCCGAGGCGACCGGGATCGCCAACTTCGAGCCGTCGGTGGTGCCGGGGCTGCTCCAGACCGCCGACTACATCCGGGGCGTCATGCGGGGCGGCCCGCACACCCTCGGCGACGACGAGGTGGAGCAGCGGGTCCACGTGCGGCTGGACCGGCAGCAGCGGCTCACCGCCGACAACCCGCCGATCCTGGACGCCATCATCGACGAGGGCGCGCTGCTGCGGCCGGTCGGCGGCCGGTCGGTGATGGAGAGCCAACTGCACCACCTGCTGAAGATGGCCGAGCTGCCCAACATCACCGTGCAGGTGATCCCCCTCGCCGCCGGCTACCACCGGGGCACCCGGGGCTCGCTGCACATCCTGGAGTTCGCCGACCCGGAGGACCCGATCATCGCCTCGGTGGAGACCGTGGCCGGGCAGATGGTCCTCGACCGGCCGGGCGACCTGCGTACCTGCACCAAGATCATGGAGCACCTGCGGACCGTCGCGCTCAGCCCGGCGGCCAGCCGCGACCAGCTCCTCCAACTCCTGAAGGGACGGTAG
- a CDS encoding NAD(P)H-dependent glycerol-3-phosphate dehydrogenase, which translates to MSGHVAVLGAGSWGTAFAKILADAGRDVTVWARRQPVADTIRAERRNPEYLPDVLLPSRVTATGDAVEAITGAELVVLAVPSQTLRGNLAEWTGHLHPDATLVSLMKGIELGTTKRMSEVIVETTGVAADRVVVVSGPNLAPEIAAEQPAATVVACTDSARATLVQRSITTPYFRPYTNDDVIGCELGGAVKNVIALAYGIAVAMGFGDNTRAMLVTRGLAETARLGVALGADPLTFAGLAGMGDLVASCSSPMARNRTFGEHLGRGATLEEARVATRQTAEGVKSALAIRDLARAHAVEMPITEQVELVCHEGVDPRLAVDALMSRTTKPE; encoded by the coding sequence GTGAGCGGGCACGTCGCGGTCCTCGGGGCCGGCTCGTGGGGTACGGCGTTCGCCAAGATCCTCGCCGACGCCGGCCGGGACGTCACCGTCTGGGCGCGCCGGCAGCCGGTCGCCGACACGATCCGCGCCGAGCGGCGCAACCCGGAGTACCTGCCGGACGTGCTGCTGCCGTCCCGGGTCACGGCGACCGGGGACGCCGTCGAGGCGATCACCGGGGCCGAACTGGTGGTGCTGGCCGTGCCGTCGCAGACGCTGCGCGGCAACCTCGCCGAGTGGACCGGGCACCTGCACCCGGACGCCACCCTGGTCTCCCTGATGAAGGGCATCGAGCTCGGCACCACCAAGCGGATGAGCGAGGTGATCGTCGAGACCACCGGGGTGGCGGCGGACCGGGTGGTGGTGGTCTCCGGCCCCAACCTGGCCCCCGAGATCGCCGCCGAGCAGCCGGCCGCCACCGTGGTCGCCTGCACCGACTCCGCCCGGGCCACGCTGGTGCAGCGCTCGATCACCACGCCCTACTTCCGGCCGTACACCAACGACGACGTGATCGGCTGCGAGCTGGGCGGGGCGGTCAAGAACGTGATCGCCCTGGCGTACGGCATCGCGGTCGCGATGGGCTTCGGCGACAACACCCGCGCCATGCTGGTCACCCGGGGACTGGCCGAGACCGCCCGCCTGGGAGTGGCCCTCGGCGCCGACCCGCTCACCTTCGCCGGCCTGGCCGGGATGGGGGACCTGGTGGCATCCTGCTCCTCGCCGATGGCGCGCAACCGCACCTTCGGCGAGCACCTGGGCCGGGGCGCGACCCTGGAGGAGGCGCGCGTCGCCACCCGGCAGACCGCCGAGGGGGTCAAGAGCGCGCTCGCCATCCGCGACCTCGCCCGGGCGCACGCCGTGGAGATGCCGATCACCGAGCAGGTCGAACTGGTCTGCCACGAGGGCGTCGACCCGCGGCTCGCCGTCGACGCCCTGATGAGCCGTACGACGAAACCGGAGTGA
- a CDS encoding cold-shock protein, translated as MQGTVATYDAATRSGLLLLDDGTELAFPARAFDASGLRLLRLGQRVRVDTDAAGEVVRVTLPTMT; from the coding sequence ATGCAGGGCACGGTGGCGACCTACGACGCGGCGACCCGCAGCGGGCTGCTGCTCCTCGACGACGGCACCGAGCTGGCCTTCCCGGCCCGGGCGTTCGACGCCTCCGGCCTGCGGCTGCTCCGTCTCGGCCAGCGGGTACGCGTCGACACCGACGCGGCCGGCGAGGTCGTCCGGGTGACGCTGCCGACGATGACCTGA
- a CDS encoding DUF3515 family protein has protein sequence MDKITDSPMTGSAPADEVAPDRPTRDRTTRSAALIATLVALPVTALVGVLAFVQLSPDQPAEPAAAPSPTASAVRPQSTAPVEMAAPALAERPATVCRALLSQLPPAIGDLAQRPVSAGPEQNAAYGDPAVTVACGGTEPAVDDTDEVLIVNGVCWHPEQAADVTVFGTLDRETAVTVRVPNAYEPPAKWLPLISDTVVASVPSGGDAPRGCRG, from the coding sequence GTGGACAAGATCACTGACTCTCCCATGACCGGTTCCGCCCCGGCGGACGAGGTCGCCCCCGACCGCCCGACCCGGGACCGGACGACCCGCAGCGCGGCGCTGATCGCCACGCTCGTCGCGCTCCCGGTCACCGCGCTGGTGGGCGTGCTCGCCTTCGTCCAGCTCTCCCCGGACCAGCCGGCCGAGCCCGCCGCCGCGCCCAGCCCGACGGCCAGCGCCGTACGGCCGCAGTCCACCGCCCCGGTCGAGATGGCCGCGCCGGCCCTGGCCGAACGTCCCGCCACGGTGTGCCGTGCCCTGCTGTCCCAGCTGCCGCCGGCGATCGGCGACCTGGCGCAGCGCCCGGTCAGCGCCGGCCCGGAGCAGAACGCCGCGTACGGCGACCCGGCGGTCACCGTGGCCTGCGGCGGCACCGAGCCGGCCGTCGACGACACGGACGAGGTGCTCATCGTCAACGGCGTCTGCTGGCATCCCGAGCAGGCGGCCGACGTCACCGTCTTCGGCACGCTGGACCGCGAGACCGCGGTGACCGTCCGGGTGCCGAACGCCTACGAGCCGCCGGCGAAGTGGCTCCCGCTGATCTCCGACACGGTCGTGGCCTCGGTGCCCTCCGGCGGCGACGCCCCGCGCGGCTGCCGCGGCTGA
- a CDS encoding D-alanine--D-alanine ligase family protein — protein sequence MTTPGRTRVAIVFGGRSPEHGISCVSAGSVLGALDPDEFEVVPVGITRAGQWVLTSGDPAQLAINARRLPEITAESGTDIVLRADPTGNGLMVLDPTEGPRALADVDVVFPVLHGAYGEDGTIQGMLEMAGIPYVGANVFASAAAMDKEFTKKLCVAEGIPVGPYAVLRNGMTLSEADKERLGLPVFVKPSRAGSSFGITKVTDWADLDAAVATARQIDPKVLVEGAVVGREIECGVLEGEAGGAPEASVLAEVRVVGDYDFYDFEAKYIDSENACEYDIPAGLPERVTRQVQEYATRAFTALDCSGLARVDFFVTPELDVYLNEINTMPGFTPTSMFPRMWAASGLEYPKLVNRLIRTALHRGVGLH from the coding sequence GTGACCACCCCAGGCAGGACCCGCGTGGCGATCGTCTTCGGCGGCCGCAGCCCGGAGCACGGCATCTCCTGCGTCAGCGCCGGAAGCGTGCTCGGCGCGCTCGACCCGGACGAGTTCGAGGTGGTGCCGGTGGGCATCACCCGGGCCGGCCAGTGGGTGCTGACCAGCGGCGACCCGGCCCAGTTGGCGATCAACGCCCGCCGGTTGCCCGAGATCACGGCGGAGTCCGGCACCGACATCGTGCTGCGCGCCGACCCGACCGGCAACGGGCTGATGGTGCTCGACCCGACCGAGGGCCCCCGGGCGCTCGCCGACGTCGACGTGGTCTTCCCGGTGCTGCACGGCGCGTACGGGGAGGACGGCACCATCCAGGGCATGCTGGAGATGGCCGGCATCCCGTACGTCGGGGCGAACGTCTTCGCCTCCGCCGCCGCCATGGACAAGGAGTTCACCAAGAAGCTCTGCGTCGCCGAGGGCATCCCGGTCGGCCCGTACGCGGTGCTGCGCAACGGCATGACGCTCAGCGAGGCGGACAAGGAGCGGCTGGGGCTGCCGGTCTTCGTCAAGCCCTCCCGGGCCGGCTCGTCGTTCGGCATCACCAAGGTCACCGACTGGGCCGACCTGGACGCCGCCGTCGCCACGGCCCGCCAGATCGACCCGAAGGTGCTCGTCGAGGGTGCCGTCGTCGGCCGCGAGATCGAGTGCGGCGTGCTGGAGGGCGAGGCCGGCGGCGCGCCGGAGGCGTCCGTGCTCGCCGAGGTGCGGGTCGTCGGCGACTACGACTTCTACGACTTCGAGGCGAAGTACATCGACTCCGAGAACGCCTGCGAGTACGACATCCCGGCGGGCCTGCCCGAGCGGGTGACCCGCCAGGTCCAGGAGTACGCCACCCGCGCCTTCACCGCGCTCGACTGCTCCGGCCTGGCCCGGGTCGACTTCTTCGTCACCCCGGAGCTGGACGTCTATCTCAACGAGATCAACACGATGCCGGGCTTCACGCCGACGTCGATGTTCCCCCGGATGTGGGCGGCGTCGGGGCTGGAGTACCCGAAGCTGGTCAACCGCCTCATCCGCACCGCTCTGCACCGCGGCGTCGGCCTGCACTGA
- a CDS encoding ATP-binding protein, translated as MSADPLIESLSAALDARPDDLPLRLHLASLLLDAGRAGEAIAQVGQALARDPGNAQAQALMHRALGGSVPPPAPAPAGPRPPAQRPAPATPGGPAATADQDPLAAYEQELADVVPPRFARAGDEPEPVTGDSDRVYDVETSVVRLADVGGMSAVKERLELAFLGPLRNPELRKMYGKSLRGGLMLYGPPGCGKTFLARAVAGEMGAKFISLSIVDVLDMWMGNSERNLHELFQAARRNAPCVLFLDEVDALGHKRSQVSSSSMRTLGNQLLAELDGMEGSNEGVFVLAATNTPWDVDPALRRPGRLDRVVLVLPPDAEARASILEYHLRERPIAGIDLRKIVAATEDYSGADLAHLCETAAEFAMADSVRTGEVRMIEQRDLERAVKDVRPSTKPWMATARNVAMFANEGGVYDDLVAYLKRRRML; from the coding sequence ATGAGCGCTGATCCCCTCATCGAATCGCTGTCGGCGGCCCTGGACGCGCGCCCCGACGACCTGCCGCTGCGACTGCACCTCGCCTCGCTGCTGTTGGACGCCGGCCGGGCCGGAGAGGCGATCGCGCAGGTCGGGCAGGCGCTCGCCCGTGACCCGGGAAACGCCCAGGCACAGGCCCTGATGCATCGGGCGCTGGGTGGCTCCGTACCGCCGCCGGCGCCGGCCCCGGCGGGGCCGCGGCCGCCCGCGCAGCGCCCGGCGCCCGCGACGCCCGGCGGTCCCGCCGCGACCGCCGACCAGGATCCCCTCGCGGCCTACGAGCAGGAGTTGGCGGACGTCGTGCCGCCGCGCTTCGCCCGCGCCGGCGACGAGCCGGAGCCGGTCACCGGCGACTCCGACCGGGTGTACGACGTGGAGACCTCCGTCGTCCGGCTGGCGGACGTGGGCGGCATGTCGGCGGTGAAGGAGCGGTTGGAGCTGGCGTTCCTCGGCCCGCTGCGCAACCCGGAACTGCGCAAGATGTACGGCAAGAGCCTGCGCGGCGGGCTGATGCTCTACGGCCCGCCCGGCTGCGGCAAGACCTTCCTCGCCCGGGCGGTCGCGGGCGAGATGGGCGCCAAGTTCATCTCCCTGTCGATCGTGGACGTCCTGGACATGTGGATGGGCAACTCGGAGCGCAATCTGCACGAGCTGTTCCAGGCGGCCCGCCGCAACGCGCCCTGCGTGCTGTTCCTCGACGAGGTCGACGCGCTCGGGCACAAGCGCTCGCAGGTCAGCTCCAGCTCCATGCGGACGCTGGGCAACCAACTGCTGGCCGAGCTGGACGGGATGGAGGGCAGCAACGAGGGCGTCTTCGTGCTGGCCGCCACCAACACCCCGTGGGACGTCGACCCGGCGCTGCGCCGCCCGGGCCGGCTCGACCGGGTGGTGCTGGTGCTGCCGCCGGACGCGGAGGCGAGGGCGTCCATCCTGGAATACCACCTGCGGGAGCGGCCGATCGCCGGCATCGACCTGCGGAAGATCGTGGCGGCCACGGAGGACTACTCCGGCGCCGACCTGGCCCATCTCTGCGAGACCGCCGCCGAGTTCGCGATGGCCGACTCCGTGCGCACCGGCGAGGTACGCATGATCGAGCAGCGGGACCTGGAGCGCGCGGTGAAGGATGTCCGGCCGTCGACGAAGCCGTGGATGGCCACCGCCCGCAACGTGGCGATGTTCGCCAACGAGGGCGGCGTCTACGACGACCTGGTGGCCTACCTGAAGCGCCGCCGGATGCTGTGA